One region of Paenibacillus polymyxa M1 genomic DNA includes:
- a CDS encoding MFS transporter — protein MNQPKEFSFYARRNLFIFSVTRLISELGSSIFKFALSLYILDITGSATVFSMVLGLSILPGVFVNIFAGVVIDRSNKKKVLVITEILSGIALLIFLPIFLLDSTNVMLLAVFSVILSLIQSFTFLTLNASIPNLVEREKVHSANSSYQSIGAIINVLGPILGAITYRAWGLETIVMINGITFISAGLMQLWLQFRKSDEQTVSSSYLDSVKDVFAYINKQKAIMYLLFIFVGINFMLAPLIQVVLPYVTYQELQLSAQQLSVIQGAWFVGVIAGAIVVSRRKVHQFVITKIFILFQLQAILFLTWCFPLLFPSTAGSLIQMTFIFIMILAVTGFFNSMSNVPMISYVQLYTPEHIRAGVFGVISSITMLATPLGIGLYGILLDRIHWVYLPLASGIVALVMGIMAHKNKELRNFFSQNAEPVLNSVGEKERVSAL, from the coding sequence ATGAATCAGCCAAAGGAATTCTCGTTTTATGCTCGCCGGAATCTATTTATTTTTTCTGTGACCAGGCTTATATCCGAGCTAGGAAGTTCGATTTTTAAGTTTGCTTTAAGTCTATATATTTTGGACATCACCGGATCAGCCACTGTATTTTCAATGGTGTTAGGCTTGTCCATTCTGCCCGGAGTATTTGTCAATATTTTTGCAGGTGTAGTTATAGACCGGAGTAATAAGAAAAAAGTGCTTGTCATAACCGAAATATTAAGCGGCATAGCGCTACTAATTTTTTTACCCATTTTCTTGTTGGACTCAACCAATGTTATGTTGCTTGCCGTGTTTTCCGTTATATTAAGCTTAATTCAATCATTTACGTTCCTAACGCTGAATGCGTCAATTCCTAACTTAGTGGAAAGAGAAAAAGTTCATAGCGCAAACTCTTCTTATCAAAGCATAGGAGCAATCATAAATGTACTTGGCCCGATCCTGGGTGCAATTACTTATCGAGCTTGGGGCTTGGAAACGATTGTAATGATTAACGGAATAACATTTATTTCGGCTGGATTAATGCAACTATGGTTACAATTCAGGAAATCTGATGAACAAACGGTATCCTCAAGTTATTTAGACAGCGTAAAAGACGTGTTTGCGTATATAAACAAGCAAAAAGCCATCATGTATTTACTTTTCATCTTTGTTGGCATCAATTTTATGCTCGCTCCATTAATTCAGGTTGTACTGCCGTATGTGACTTATCAGGAACTTCAACTTTCAGCTCAGCAACTGTCTGTTATTCAAGGAGCCTGGTTCGTAGGAGTCATTGCAGGAGCCATTGTGGTTTCACGTCGGAAAGTACATCAATTTGTTATTACCAAAATATTTATCCTGTTTCAGCTTCAAGCCATCTTATTCTTAACATGGTGTTTCCCATTATTGTTTCCCTCAACAGCAGGAAGCCTGATACAGATGACGTTCATCTTCATTATGATTTTGGCAGTAACCGGATTTTTTAATTCGATGAGCAATGTCCCCATGATATCTTATGTGCAACTGTATACTCCAGAACATATCAGAGCCGGGGTGTTTGGTGTAATCAGCTCGATCACTATGCTAGCAACTCCGCTCGGAATCGGGTTGTACGGAATACTATTGGATAGAATCCATTGGGTATACCTTCCTCTGGCTTCGGGGATAGTTGCTCTGGTGATGGGTATCATGGCTCATAAGAACAAAGAATTACGTAACTTTTTCAGTCAAAATGCCGAACCAGTCCTTAATAGCGTAGGTGAAAAAGAACGGGTATCAGCATTATAA
- a CDS encoding DUF4097 family beta strand repeat-containing protein has translation MKWFTTLVMISMLLLTAACSSKPATSLNKELELSSAGISSLVLDNSNGQIEVVGKNNTDKIQASVVANGSNMDKLKLSLEGKDGVATLNTFFEGQFMSTGPQTVDVKLTIPEQLKLEIKHPHRDGDIQVTNLASDVSIENVNGNITLKEIGGAIDLTNRDGGITIQNSSSDVNIENVNGHIQADKIGGTAYIELGDGSLDIDQVAKDVVIIQSGNGKVSIGDVKGKVTQSKK, from the coding sequence ATGAAATGGTTCACTACTTTAGTGATGATCTCAATGTTACTGTTAACTGCGGCCTGTTCATCCAAACCTGCAACATCTTTAAACAAGGAACTTGAACTATCATCTGCCGGTATTTCCAGCTTGGTTTTAGATAATAGCAACGGTCAAATTGAAGTTGTCGGAAAAAACAATACAGATAAAATACAAGCCAGTGTCGTTGCTAATGGCAGCAACATGGATAAGCTAAAATTAAGTCTGGAGGGAAAAGATGGTGTAGCTACGCTTAATACTTTTTTCGAGGGCCAATTCATGTCCACTGGTCCCCAAACGGTTGATGTCAAGCTCACCATTCCGGAACAATTGAAACTAGAAATTAAACATCCGCATAGAGATGGAGATATTCAAGTAACGAATTTAGCCTCGGATGTAAGCATTGAAAATGTGAATGGTAATATCACACTTAAAGAAATCGGTGGAGCCATTGATTTAACCAACAGAGATGGGGGAATTACTATTCAAAATAGCTCATCCGATGTCAATATTGAGAATGTAAACGGACATATTCAAGCAGATAAAATAGGGGGTACTGCATATATTGAGTTAGGTGACGGCTCTCTGGATATTGATCAAGTTGCAAAAGATGTTGTCATTATTCAGAGCGGCAATGGAAAAGTAAGCATCGGTGATGTGAAGGGGAAAGTAACTCAAAGCAAAAAATAA
- a CDS encoding ABC transporter permease, with protein MIQLIRNENMKIYKRKRTWFIIILLILYVLIQMANLKSSGMTEYNEGWKTLLQHENSKLTRDAAKSDALPIEKKMAAEKILMNQYYLDHNIAPQSNAWSFTVSQSRNLIVGISLLALIVAGDIVASEFSAGTIKFLLTRSATRSKIYFSKYIATLLFGLFLVLLTFLAAIFFGGLMFGFKGIGDPYLFVKDQTIQQADMIQALLGGFLFNIPFMVIVLTFAFMISAAFRSVTFSIVFSMLAAIAGFVLSITMNGWPWTKYFVFSSTDLNPYFFGTTPVEGMTLGFSLFLLLLHLVAMHLVSYPIFTKRDVI; from the coding sequence GTGATTCAGTTAATTCGCAATGAAAACATGAAGATTTATAAGCGTAAACGTACCTGGTTTATCATCATACTGCTTATTTTGTATGTATTAATCCAGATGGCCAATTTAAAAAGTTCTGGTATGACTGAGTACAATGAAGGCTGGAAAACACTTTTACAGCATGAAAATTCGAAGCTAACGAGAGATGCAGCAAAGTCAGACGCTCTACCCATTGAGAAAAAAATGGCAGCAGAAAAAATTTTGATGAATCAGTATTATTTGGACCATAACATCGCTCCTCAATCCAATGCTTGGAGTTTTACAGTGAGTCAATCCAGAAATTTAATTGTAGGTATCTCTCTTTTAGCTCTTATCGTGGCTGGCGATATTGTAGCCTCTGAGTTTTCTGCCGGTACAATCAAATTTTTACTGACACGTTCAGCTACACGCTCGAAAATTTATTTTTCTAAATATATTGCAACTCTCTTGTTTGGGCTATTTTTGGTTCTGCTCACTTTTCTGGCTGCCATATTTTTCGGCGGTTTAATGTTTGGCTTTAAGGGGATCGGCGATCCCTACTTATTCGTCAAGGATCAAACCATTCAGCAGGCAGATATGATTCAAGCCTTGTTAGGTGGGTTTTTATTTAATATACCTTTTATGGTTATCGTGTTGACATTTGCATTTATGATTTCTGCAGCATTTCGCAGTGTTACATTTTCTATTGTATTCTCTATGCTGGCAGCTATAGCAGGATTCGTCTTGAGTATCACCATGAATGGATGGCCTTGGACAAAATATTTTGTGTTTTCCAGCACAGATCTCAATCCTTATTTTTTTGGAACGACGCCAGTGGAAGGAATGACCCTGGGCTTCTCACTGTTCCTCCTTCTACTTCATCTGGTCGCTATGCATCTCGTTTCATATCCTATTTTTACAAAACGGGATGTAATCTAA
- a CDS encoding ABC transporter ATP-binding protein: MSLLQIRNLSKKIGKRTIVEGLSLDVKAGEIMGLVGPNGAGKTTTIRMIVGLSSKSGGQVFIHGQDIDRSFEKAMRHVGVIVENPDLYKYLSGYDNLIHFSRMSPGVSSERIQEVISLVGLEDSIDKKVGTYSLGMKQRLGLAVVLAHKPSLLVLDEPTNGLDPAGIRELREHLINLSQKEGVGVLISSHLMAEMELMCDQVAILNKGKLIGIHNVAEMMDNRLAPVRFEVDRPELALPVFQSMLAGKEIIADQQTLQVDITKDQIPGITKKLMDTGVNIYSVQITKPTLEDKFIEITGGIEK; the protein is encoded by the coding sequence TTGTCACTATTACAGATTCGTAATTTAAGTAAAAAGATTGGGAAGAGAACCATTGTTGAAGGATTGTCCTTGGATGTGAAGGCGGGAGAAATCATGGGTCTTGTTGGCCCAAATGGAGCGGGCAAGACGACCACTATTCGGATGATCGTAGGTTTAAGTTCAAAATCAGGAGGCCAGGTATTTATCCACGGCCAAGATATCGATCGCTCCTTCGAAAAGGCAATGAGACATGTAGGGGTTATCGTCGAAAATCCTGATCTGTACAAATATCTATCCGGCTATGACAATCTGATTCATTTCTCAAGAATGTCTCCAGGGGTTTCTTCGGAACGTATCCAGGAAGTAATCTCGCTCGTTGGACTTGAGGACAGCATTGATAAGAAAGTGGGAACTTATTCTCTTGGCATGAAGCAGCGACTGGGATTAGCCGTTGTACTGGCCCATAAACCTTCCTTACTTGTGCTTGACGAGCCTACCAATGGTTTAGACCCAGCAGGAATAAGAGAGCTTCGGGAACATTTAATCAATCTGTCTCAAAAAGAAGGCGTTGGTGTTCTTATTTCTAGCCATCTTATGGCTGAAATGGAACTGATGTGTGATCAGGTAGCGATTTTAAATAAGGGAAAACTGATTGGTATCCATAATGTAGCTGAGATGATGGATAATCGGCTTGCTCCTGTTCGGTTTGAAGTAGATAGACCCGAATTGGCTCTTCCGGTATTCCAGTCCATGCTGGCGGGGAAAGAAATTATTGCAGATCAACAAACTCTACAAGTTGACATTACAAAGGATCAAATTCCGGGTATTACAAAAAAACTTATGGATACGGGGGTGAACATATACAGCGTTCAGATCACGAAACCGACACTAGAGGATAAATTTATTGAAATCACAGGGGGAATTGAAAAGTGA
- a CDS encoding hybrid sensor histidine kinase/response regulator transcription factor codes for MFGCNMRWSWQEWIVAVFRILWLICFVLLSYQDRPSFPFTVVFITVLVCYSLPLFIDRSHYLWYLLAEVFLVGGISLLFAHQYELVRLFLPAVFTIAFYSRGRSHAVTFPLALMMFCLGGRGAFHWTIEDVFQNLVDASFVYGIGFGLQMAFRSIDRIKQKLELIKKQYQTLEQYSTQVEQMTLLEERYRMSRELHDSIGHTFTSIILSMETLRPYISSEEGIERLQSVLQLGRTGLEDIRKQVHQMDPMEEDPSLDLSLLNIINEFKKNTAIRVVFRTMGEPLPVLKQSKLTLYRCLQELLTNASRHGHANSIQVLLHYDHNQIILQVQDNGKGSDEIKFGFGLSGMKERLSSLQGKLYLHSKEGEGTIVTCSIPLLQDTDVSNPEIKVLLVDDQLLIRDSLGLLLKNEPDFRIQTAEDGNVAVDRCASDPPDVVLMDVHMPQMDGITATKLIKESWPNIRVIMITTFDDISYATKSLALGAEGYVLKTIDPRELANTIRLVHHGGTMITQEVAGTLFQQMTGTMKNPYGLTERELEILHCLTEGHRYKAIASKVHLSEGTVRNYISTIYSKMQVQSRDEAIEKAKTELLTDS; via the coding sequence ATGTTTGGATGCAATATGCGCTGGTCTTGGCAGGAATGGATTGTTGCTGTATTCCGAATCTTGTGGTTGATTTGCTTTGTTTTGCTATCGTATCAAGACCGCCCATCTTTCCCTTTCACTGTTGTATTTATCACTGTTCTCGTTTGCTATTCATTACCTTTGTTCATTGATCGAAGCCATTATCTCTGGTATTTGTTGGCTGAAGTATTTCTAGTGGGTGGAATTTCTTTGCTATTTGCTCATCAATATGAGCTTGTCCGGCTATTTTTGCCAGCTGTTTTTACGATTGCGTTTTATAGCCGCGGCCGTTCACATGCGGTAACTTTTCCTCTTGCGTTGATGATGTTTTGTCTGGGAGGAAGAGGGGCGTTTCATTGGACGATAGAGGACGTATTCCAGAACTTAGTGGATGCTTCGTTTGTATACGGTATTGGTTTTGGATTACAAATGGCATTTCGTTCTATAGATCGGATCAAACAAAAACTAGAATTAATAAAAAAGCAGTATCAGACCCTTGAGCAGTATTCAACTCAGGTTGAACAGATGACACTATTGGAAGAAAGATATCGCATGTCACGCGAGCTTCATGACTCGATTGGTCATACATTCACTTCCATTATCTTAAGTATGGAAACATTACGTCCTTATATCTCTTCTGAAGAGGGGATAGAAAGATTGCAATCTGTTCTTCAACTTGGTCGAACAGGGCTCGAAGATATCCGAAAGCAAGTTCATCAGATGGACCCTATGGAGGAAGATCCCTCTTTGGATTTATCCTTGCTTAATATAATTAATGAATTCAAAAAAAATACGGCCATTCGTGTTGTGTTCAGAACGATGGGGGAGCCGCTTCCTGTACTAAAACAGTCAAAACTGACCTTGTACCGCTGTTTACAAGAATTATTGACTAATGCCAGCCGACATGGGCATGCCAATTCTATTCAGGTGCTTCTTCACTACGACCATAACCAGATCATTTTGCAGGTGCAGGACAATGGGAAGGGAAGTGACGAAATTAAGTTCGGGTTTGGTCTTTCAGGAATGAAAGAGCGGCTTTCGTCCCTTCAAGGCAAGCTATACCTTCATTCCAAAGAAGGCGAAGGAACGATTGTGACCTGTTCTATACCATTACTTCAGGATACAGATGTTAGTAATCCAGAGATCAAGGTATTGCTGGTGGATGATCAATTACTCATTCGGGACAGTTTAGGTCTGTTGCTCAAAAACGAACCTGATTTTCGAATTCAAACGGCAGAAGACGGAAACGTTGCTGTAGATCGTTGTGCCAGCGATCCGCCAGACGTTGTATTAATGGATGTACATATGCCCCAGATGGACGGTATTACTGCGACGAAGTTAATTAAAGAAAGCTGGCCTAACATACGTGTAATTATGATCACAACCTTTGATGACATTTCGTATGCTACGAAATCACTTGCTTTGGGTGCTGAAGGTTATGTACTAAAAACAATTGATCCAAGAGAGCTGGCTAATACGATACGGCTAGTGCATCACGGAGGAACGATGATAACCCAAGAAGTAGCAGGTACACTGTTTCAGCAAATGACGGGGACGATGAAGAATCCTTATGGACTGACAGAGCGGGAGTTGGAAATTCTACATTGTTTAACTGAAGGACACCGTTATAAAGCAATTGCAAGCAAGGTTCACTTGTCTGAAGGAACTGTTCGAAACTACATTTCGACCATATACTCAAAAATGCAAGTACAGAGCCGTGACGAAGCAATTGAAAAAGCTAAAACAGAGTTGCTTACAGACTCTTAA
- a CDS encoding tellurite resistance TerB family protein, translated as MSTFKNWLNTTKKGLGDQVKKFKNKDFMEAVVAGCALVAFADGTISPEEKTKMAGYINISEELKVFDMGEVINRFNHYVANFEFSPEIGKQEALKAIGKLKGKPEVGRLVVGVCSAIGAADGDFDANEQRIVAEICGALGLNPSEFSL; from the coding sequence ATGAGTACATTTAAAAATTGGTTGAATACAACTAAAAAAGGACTTGGAGACCAGGTCAAGAAATTTAAGAATAAAGATTTTATGGAAGCTGTTGTTGCAGGTTGTGCATTAGTAGCATTTGCCGACGGTACTATTAGTCCGGAAGAGAAAACAAAAATGGCCGGATACATAAATATTAGTGAAGAATTGAAAGTGTTTGATATGGGTGAGGTCATCAACCGTTTCAATCACTATGTAGCGAACTTTGAATTTTCACCTGAAATCGGCAAACAGGAAGCATTGAAAGCGATTGGTAAATTGAAAGGCAAGCCTGAAGTAGGTCGACTTGTCGTCGGCGTATGCAGTGCGATTGGTGCAGCTGACGGTGACTTTGATGCCAATGAGCAACGGATTGTTGCTGAGATTTGTGGCGCTCTTGGTTTGAATCCGTCTGAATTTAGTCTGTAA
- a CDS encoding TerD family protein: MAVINLVKGQKIDLTKGNTGLTKVIAGLGWDPVQSKGFFGFKKQPNIDCDASAILLDANGKLTQSDNVVCFHNKKSPCGSVVHSGDNLTGQGDGDDEQIMIDLARIPANVDKVLVVVNIYDCVNRKQDFGMIEKAYIRILDGANSKELVTFNLSDNFEGMTALICGELYRHNDEWKFAAIGAGTHAVHIDVLAERYM, translated from the coding sequence GTGGCTGTAATTAATCTGGTCAAGGGCCAGAAAATTGATTTAACCAAGGGAAACACAGGACTAACCAAGGTTATAGCCGGATTGGGATGGGACCCAGTGCAGTCCAAAGGATTTTTTGGCTTCAAGAAGCAACCCAATATTGATTGTGATGCTTCTGCTATTTTGCTGGATGCTAACGGGAAACTAACTCAGTCTGACAATGTAGTATGCTTCCATAATAAAAAAAGCCCGTGCGGCTCAGTCGTGCATTCCGGTGATAATCTGACCGGACAAGGTGACGGCGATGATGAACAAATTATGATTGACCTGGCACGGATTCCGGCCAATGTCGATAAAGTGCTTGTTGTTGTGAATATATATGATTGCGTAAACCGGAAACAGGATTTCGGCATGATCGAGAAAGCGTATATCCGCATTCTGGACGGTGCCAACTCCAAGGAACTGGTGACGTTTAATTTATCTGATAATTTTGAGGGAATGACTGCGCTGATCTGCGGGGAGCTCTATCGCCACAATGACGAATGGAAGTTTGCTGCAATCGGTGCAGGCACCCATGCCGTACATATTGATGTGCTGGCTGAGCGTTACATGTAA
- a CDS encoding TerD family protein codes for MAINLSKGQKIDLTKTNPGLSKIMVGLGWDTNKYDGGKDFDLDVSVFLANADGKVETEKNFVFFNNPQNENGSVVHTGDNRTGEGDGDDEQIKVDLSNVPANVEKIAFTITIYDAQERSQNFGQVSRAYARIVNEANNEELVRFDLGEDFSIETGVVVGELYRHSGEWKFNAIGSGYQDGLAGLTRDYGLA; via the coding sequence ATGGCAATTAACTTATCTAAAGGTCAAAAAATTGATTTGACGAAAACAAACCCAGGTTTGTCCAAAATTATGGTTGGTCTCGGCTGGGACACCAATAAGTACGATGGTGGTAAGGATTTTGACTTGGACGTATCCGTATTTCTGGCGAATGCGGACGGCAAAGTAGAAACGGAAAAGAACTTCGTTTTCTTTAATAATCCACAAAACGAGAACGGTTCTGTCGTTCATACCGGAGATAACCGCACAGGTGAAGGTGACGGAGATGACGAGCAAATTAAAGTTGATCTGAGCAATGTACCTGCTAACGTAGAAAAGATCGCTTTTACGATTACGATCTATGATGCACAAGAACGCAGCCAAAACTTTGGACAAGTGTCCCGTGCTTATGCGCGTATTGTAAATGAAGCAAACAACGAAGAATTGGTTCGCTTTGATTTGGGAGAAGATTTCTCGATCGAAACAGGCGTTGTGGTAGGCGAGCTGTATCGCCATAGCGGTGAGTGGAAGTTCAATGCCATTGGTAGCGGCTACCAGGATGGTCTTGCAGGGTTGACACGCGATTACGGCTTAGCTTAA
- a CDS encoding TerD family protein: MTISLSKGQRIDLTKTNPGLTRVVVGLGWDTNKYSGGAEFDLDASAFLLYEDGKAKAADDFVFYNNPTGGAGAVTHTGDNRTGEGDGDDEQIIIDFAKIPANIHRIGITVTIYDYEARAQNFGQVSNAFVRVVDAATDREVLRYDLGEDFSTETAVVFCEFYRHNADWKFQAIGSGFAGGLGALAKNYGLDAQ, from the coding sequence ATGACGATTAGTCTTTCGAAAGGACAACGGATTGATCTGACCAAAACAAATCCAGGCTTGACTCGTGTGGTCGTAGGTCTTGGCTGGGATACCAATAAATACAGTGGCGGCGCAGAATTTGACTTGGATGCTTCGGCTTTCCTGCTATATGAGGACGGTAAAGCGAAGGCAGCTGACGATTTTGTATTCTACAATAACCCGACAGGTGGTGCGGGTGCTGTTACTCATACAGGCGATAACCGCACAGGTGAGGGCGACGGGGATGACGAGCAAATTATTATTGATTTTGCAAAGATTCCTGCAAACATCCATCGTATCGGGATTACAGTTACGATTTATGACTATGAGGCCCGTGCGCAAAACTTTGGACAAGTGTCCAATGCTTTTGTACGGGTGGTAGATGCGGCAACGGATCGTGAAGTGTTGCGCTACGATTTGGGAGAAGATTTCTCCACCGAAACAGCTGTGGTATTCTGTGAATTTTACCGTCACAATGCGGACTGGAAATTCCAGGCTATCGGTAGTGGCTTTGCTGGTGGATTGGGTGCGCTTGCTAAAAACTATGGCTTGGACGCTCAATAA
- a CDS encoding TerD family protein, with protein MAVIVVKGQKVDLTKTNPGLSHVNIGIGWESSAALELDTSAFLLGPGGKVSGDEDLIFYNNPTTPFITYSDGQQFGDKKQFSLDLTRIPSHIEKIAFTLTIYDADQKRQNFGQVQGGFIRFVHPVNGEVLRFNLDSGFTVETAIVIGELYRHNGEWKFNAIGAGFAGGLDALCENFGIEVENNPAPPAPGPTPPPVPRPAPTPPPAPPVPKPEPSATPVNLNLRKIELKKKGDTINLKKGSGGLGEILINLNWNQVQQSKGFFSRGSKGVDLDLGCLYEMKNGDKGVVQALGEVFGSLNRFPYIALDGDDRTGSVKTGENLRINGAKISEIRRILVFTFIYEGVTNWSQADGVVTLYQKDGPDIIVHMNEHDNRKGMCAIAMIQNVNDETFSIERLVQFYGGHREMDQAYNWGMRWTQGSK; from the coding sequence ATGGCTGTTATCGTAGTAAAAGGACAGAAGGTGGATTTGACCAAAACGAATCCGGGCCTGAGCCATGTCAACATAGGGATCGGTTGGGAGTCCTCAGCGGCTCTGGAACTCGATACTTCTGCATTTTTGTTAGGCCCTGGAGGGAAGGTATCGGGCGATGAGGATCTGATCTTCTACAATAATCCGACCACACCCTTTATCACCTATTCAGATGGACAACAGTTTGGTGACAAGAAACAGTTTTCGCTGGACCTAACCAGAATACCTTCCCATATCGAGAAGATTGCGTTTACGCTGACCATTTATGATGCGGATCAGAAACGGCAAAATTTTGGACAGGTTCAAGGCGGATTTATACGTTTTGTTCATCCGGTTAATGGAGAGGTTTTACGATTTAATTTGGATAGTGGCTTTACAGTCGAGACAGCCATTGTGATAGGCGAGCTGTACCGCCATAACGGTGAATGGAAGTTTAACGCGATAGGCGCAGGCTTTGCTGGTGGATTGGATGCGTTGTGTGAAAATTTCGGCATTGAAGTGGAAAATAATCCGGCTCCTCCGGCGCCAGGACCTACACCACCTCCAGTGCCTCGGCCAGCACCAACACCGCCACCTGCACCTCCTGTTCCAAAGCCAGAGCCATCTGCAACTCCGGTGAATCTGAATCTGCGGAAAATTGAGCTGAAGAAAAAGGGCGACACTATTAACCTGAAAAAAGGCTCAGGCGGATTAGGTGAAATCCTAATCAATCTGAACTGGAATCAGGTACAGCAGAGTAAGGGCTTTTTCAGTCGTGGCTCCAAGGGTGTCGATCTGGACCTGGGCTGCTTGTATGAGATGAAGAACGGGGATAAAGGTGTCGTTCAGGCGCTTGGGGAAGTTTTCGGTTCTCTGAATCGCTTCCCGTACATTGCTCTGGATGGTGACGACCGTACAGGCTCTGTGAAAACAGGGGAGAATCTTCGTATTAACGGTGCCAAAATTTCTGAAATTAGGCGAATTTTGGTGTTTACCTTCATTTATGAAGGAGTCACGAACTGGTCACAAGCAGACGGGGTAGTCACGCTGTACCAAAAGGACGGGCCAGACATTATCGTTCATATGAATGAACATGACAATCGCAAAGGGATGTGTGCGATTGCAATGATCCAAAATGTGAACGATGAAACGTTTAGTATTGAGAGACTCGTACAGTTTTATGGCGGTCATCGTGAAATGGATCAGGCATATAACTGGGGCATGCGCTGGACGCAGGGGAGTAAATAA
- a CDS encoding TerC family protein: protein MLNDLFKNISENYGHFFSWSDVVGTLTDPVSWGIIGTLILLEGLLSADNALVLAVMVKHLPKEQQKRALFYGILGAYIFRFLAIGLGTFLIKFTLIKVLGAAYLLYIAYKGLFKSEGDGEVKNKPTSFWKTVLMVELMDIAFSIDSVIAAFGVSEKVWVLFLGGILGVLMMRGVAQVFLKLIDKFPELEQTAFIMIAIIGGKMLAAAFGFHMSQVLFFGILIAVFVGTMILSSAKRKKKADKEA, encoded by the coding sequence ATGTTGAATGATTTATTTAAAAATATCAGCGAGAACTACGGCCATTTCTTTTCATGGAGTGATGTGGTAGGTACGCTTACTGACCCGGTGAGTTGGGGGATTATTGGAACTCTCATTTTGCTGGAAGGTCTTTTGTCGGCGGATAACGCCTTGGTTCTCGCAGTTATGGTTAAGCATTTACCGAAGGAGCAGCAAAAGAGAGCCTTATTTTACGGGATTTTAGGTGCGTATATATTCAGATTCCTGGCCATCGGCTTGGGTACATTCCTGATTAAGTTCACGCTGATTAAGGTACTGGGTGCGGCTTATCTGCTCTACATCGCTTATAAGGGCTTATTCAAGTCCGAGGGTGATGGAGAAGTGAAGAACAAACCTACTTCTTTCTGGAAAACCGTATTAATGGTCGAACTGATGGATATTGCCTTCAGTATTGACAGTGTCATTGCCGCTTTTGGTGTGAGCGAGAAAGTATGGGTTCTGTTCCTGGGTGGTATACTCGGCGTTCTGATGATGCGTGGTGTTGCACAAGTGTTCCTCAAGCTCATTGATAAATTTCCGGAACTGGAACAGACAGCCTTTATTATGATCGCCATTATCGGGGGTAAAATGCTGGCTGCTGCTTTTGGCTTTCACATGTCGCAAGTATTATTCTTCGGCATTTTGATTGCCGTCTTTGTAGGCACAATGATTCTTAGCTCGGCAAAAAGAAAGAAAAAGGCCGACAAAGAGGCTTAA